In the genome of Pseudanabaena mucicola str. Chao 1806, the window CACTTGATTGGAAATGGATATTGAGATCGAGAATATGGAGAGATACTTGATGTTCTACTTGAGCGTGCAAATACATTTCAATTTGATGGTCAACTTCGTTGTAAATGGCTTGATGTTTAAATAGATTTAAATCAAAATTACCTTGAAATCGCCAGTTTAAATGGGCAAGCATATTCAAATTAAAGGCAGCCGTTATTTCCTGACTATCATTATAAGCAGCTTCGAGAATGTCTTTTGGCTTTTGCAAATCAATTCCTAAGAGAAAATAATCACCTTGAGTGAGCGCATGGGAAACCTTATTTAAAAATTCACTCGATTCTACTTCGTTAAAGTTGCCAATGGAACTACCTAAAAAGAAAATCATACGCGATCGCGCATGATTTTTACCGAGATAAAGCAAGGCTTCGTCATATGTACCAATTAAGCCTTCAAGGGAGAGATCTGGATACTTCTCTTGTAAAGCCAAGACTGTCGTTTTGAGGATGCCACCACTGACATCAATGGGAATATAACTGAAGCCATCAGAATTAGGTGCGGTGAGAGAATTTGCAATTTTTTGATAAGCGCTTAGTAAGTAATGAGTCTTAGTAGAACTACCGCTACCTAATTCCACTAATTCACAGGAACCTGTAATATCAGCGATTTCATCGGCATATTGATTTAAGATCCATGCTTCGGTACGGGTTGGGTAATATTCAGGAAGTTCGCAAATTTGCTCAAATAGGTCTGAGCCGCGATCATCATAGAAGTATTTGGGCGGAAGAGTTTTAGGATTTGAGGTTAATCCCTGAATAACATCATGACCATCTTTTTCAAAGGTTTGGTGAATATTTGGTTTATGTTGATGCAGAATCTTTAAATGTTTAACTGTCATACTCGGCTTAATTCCTATGGTTGATGTATATACGATAAATAAACTTACTTGTTTAGATGAGCATGGTTATATCTCAGGTGGGTTAAGCCTTGCCATCACCCATGTTACATAAGTACCTACAGGACTCCACAGCAAATATGGCACAAGGAGCCATCCTGCCAAGCCCGAAACTTGCCAAACCTGAGCCGTTAAAACTAATCCCAATATAAAACCGATCGCCCCCACGATCGCGCCAACCCTGACATTTCGTAAACGGGTCATAACTGGGGTATAGGCTAGCACCGCAATCTCGACGATCGCATAGCCAGTCATCAGTAGCCATGTGCTAAAAGTTGCGGGTTGCACTTCCCAAATGACCGCAGCAGAGGTAATTCCACAAATAAAAATGGAGATCCAAATAAAAGGAATTGCACCTTCAAAGGTCAGCCATCGCGGACGACGCAGGCGCATAAACCATTTGTAGTCCGCAGGAAATACCCTATTTAGAGCAAAGCC includes:
- the egtD gene encoding L-histidine N(alpha)-methyltransferase, whose amino-acid sequence is MTVKHLKILHQHKPNIHQTFEKDGHDVIQGLTSNPKTLPPKYFYDDRGSDLFEQICELPEYYPTRTEAWILNQYADEIADITGSCELVELGSGSSTKTHYLLSAYQKIANSLTAPNSDGFSYIPIDVSGGILKTTVLALQEKYPDLSLEGLIGTYDEALLYLGKNHARSRMIFFLGSSIGNFNEVESSEFLNKVSHALTQGDYFLLGIDLQKPKDILEAAYNDSQEITAAFNLNMLAHLNWRFQGNFDLNLFKHQAIYNEVDHQIEMYLHAQVEHQVSLHILDLNIHFQSSESILTEISRKFNLEKVQAQLRSQGLATIKIWTDPQQWFGLVLCQSI
- a CDS encoding TspO/MBR family protein, coding for MIIAWLAIAVICFVIGFALNRVFPADYKWFMRLRRPRWLTFEGAIPFIWISIFICGITSAAVIWEVQPATFSTWLLMTGYAIVEIAVLAYTPVMTRLRNVRVGAIVGAIGFILGLVLTAQVWQVSGLAGWLLVPYLLWSPVGTYVTWVMARLNPPEI